The Acropora muricata isolate sample 2 chromosome 7, ASM3666990v1, whole genome shotgun sequence genomic interval GTTTCTCTAAAGTCGCGAGAACGTTTCGGatccgaaaagccagttgtcaaactgaaatccacttgttttgaaaagcagatcttttaacatgttttttattGTAAGAAACCCAAGAGGACTGCAACGTTTgatagcttagaacctcggcgttgcgatgCCAAAAatggaattgtggcacccgaaatacgccccaaaagtttcgggacttttgagaaacaagcCCCTCGGcattaattaaatttttggacCTTAAGGGTGGGTGCTTATTCAAGGTGGGCGCTTCTTATATTTTCACTATTTTCACAAAGTAGTCTATTCTTTAAcaaaaactattgtttttgctaagaggtttgAGCGGGAGATTTTGCGACATAAGGAACTTTGCACCCAAATGGACAATGCAGTTGAAAATCCAGCATTTTTAAAGACTGTCAGACAAAGAATTCTCTTACCTACAGGGTGGACCCTTATGCGAGGTTGGGCGCTTATTGAAATAAATACGGTAGTAGTCATTGGAAGGTACCTTTAGTCTTTTCTGATTCTTATTTAACGTTGTCGTAAAAATAGCGAAGTAACTTAGCCTCACATAACCTGACCAAAATTGCCTTGGTCATAATCAATTCATCCACGTTCATCTTGTCAATATTGATAGGACACACAGTTTTCAGCTGGATTCCATTTCGTCAATGACCTTGTATAACAAACGACCTCGGGGTGAAAAGCGAGGCATCGTCTACGTAGTTTAACTTCAGTATCCCAGCCAATCAAAGCCACGGCTGTGTTTGCCGACCATGCTGCTCCAGCCATGAGTGCACGACAAAACCTTTTCTCTGACACTGTTAGTCCTTCGCCAGCGTTGTGGAAACTGTTGacaaaaacagctccaaaaacgAAGGCGCTTACCAGAACTACAGCAAAAACagggtaaaaacttgaaaaaagccGAAACCACGAGACAAATACCATGgataaaagcaaacaaaagtTTCCCAATGCAAGAATCCATGTTTTTTGGATCCTAAACTTGTTTTCTATTGTACACAAAGACAGTATTTCAAGATATGCTCTCCCAAGGAGGTCACCGCAACCAAGAGCTAACATGTAAAGTAAATATTGATTCCTTGGAGCCACTGATGTGCTGTCAAATGCCAACGTGGTCACCACACCGCCAACAATTAGTTGCTTGCTAAAATTGCCGGTAAACATTGCCAGGAAAGGTACTTGTGATTTCCACACTAGGCGTGTCATATCGGCCCACGAGAGTTTCGATTGGACTTCGTCGTAGTCTGCATCAATAGGGCTGTATGGAACCTCTGTGTGCCATGACGGGTGTGACTTTTCACGGCTTTTATCGCTTAGATTGTTTATTGCCTTGTAAGCAA includes:
- the LOC136921626 gene encoding battenin-like, with the protein product MKDSFTDSWQSFKEEKDKRRTVLAFAAIGFLADIFFYTNLSSSQDILQGTVIATGFVFLSSTGPACVATMIYPFLFQKIPLPLASCVIFVVSVSGMLMTSIIQEPRLKLIGVCLVSFGYGSIEAIFYPLSVFYGKATVNSFTIGGGIATFLAPLMYLGLTTLVCLPPAVAHLLLALLWIIFPIAYKAINNLSDKSREKSHPSWHTEVPYSPIDADYDEVQSKLSWADMTRLVWKSQVPFLAMFTGNFSKQLIVGGVVTTLAFDSTSVAPRNQYLLYMLALGCGDLLGRAYLEILSLCTIENKFRIQKTWILALGNFCLLLSMVFVSWFRLFSSFYPVFAVVLVSAFVFGAVFVNSFHNAGEGLTVSEKRFCRALMAGAAWSANTAVALIGWDTEVKLRRRCLAFHPEVVCYTRSLTKWNPAENCVSYQY